In Hoplias malabaricus isolate fHopMal1 chromosome 6, fHopMal1.hap1, whole genome shotgun sequence, a single window of DNA contains:
- the LOC136699536 gene encoding verrucotoxin subunit beta-like isoform X2, with protein MTHGERDSNLQISALSRPLHLGMLYNALNDQLIPGFRIWKTEDIDKATGVSPQPSARFQVAGSESLSEKTSLLEVSASVKLSFCCGLIEAGGSAHYLKSSTSSTNQCSVTLLYHKSTEFKELRISDLDSPNAEILEETDATHVVVGVLYGADAIMEFQQTASDASDKQEIQGNLNVMIKKIPTVEISGDGNLKMDDDDKKKVQNFSCKFFGDFDLKVNPSTFEETVKVYKELPTLLGEKGEKAVPVKVWLYPLSKFNNTESRLKTMISDALVSEVEKVMDDFHQAEMRTTDLLEKSKGIKAADLVDKLEQFQSSLRVFTVEFLKKMTALIPELRGGTVKEMTLKDLLMSLNKSGFSGREMKQWLDGKDTEINVVIKYISKIQDHTIKLPGPELDSFLMDPDVTDALVFSFTSLSNEEPYLKKISQAAENFRSGSTSGPAEQDTTEEDPWYKKEGVKEVLDSTLSLYNTNNPSKKVISFISDPEHPGTSIRWYKNTVLKDPHVTGNLLKILSLTPSLRLIMKSWMQKDTRSSVTIQQDLI; from the exons ATGACACATG GTGAGAGAGACTCCAACCTGCAGATCAGTGCACTCAGCAGACCACTGCATCTGGGAATGCTCTACAATGCCCTGAACGACCAACTAATCCCAG GATTCAGGATCTGGAAGACTGAGGATATTGATAAAGCTACTGGAGTCAGCCCACAGCCCAGTGCAAGGTTCCAGGTAGCAGGATCAGAGTCTCTCAGTGAGAAGACCAGTCTGTTAGAAGTGAGTGCTTCAGTGAAACTCAGCTTCTGCTGTGGGCTGATAGAAGCTGGAGGTTCTGCCCATTATCTGAAGAGCAGTACCTCCTCCACTAATCAGTGCAGTGTCACCCTGCTCTACCATAAGTCTACAGAGTTTAAAGAGCTCAGAATATCTGATCTAGACTCTCCAAATGCTGAGATACTGGAAGAGACAGATGCTACACATGTTGTGGTTGGGGTGCTCTATGGGGCTGACGCAATCATGGAATTCCAACAAACAGCCAGCGATGCTTCAGATAAACAGGAAATCCAAGGAAACCTAAATGTGATGATCAAAAAGATACCCACAGTTGAGATCAGTGGGGATGGAAATCTTAAAATGGATGATGATGACAAGAAGAAGGTGCAGAACTTCAGCTGCAAATTTTTTGGAGATTTTGATCTAAAAGTGAACCCTTCTACATTTGAGGAAACTGTGAAGGTGTACAAAGAGCTGCCCACCCTGCTGGGGGAGAAGGGAGAGAAGGCTGTgcctgtgaaggtctggttgTACCCACTGAGCAAGTTTAACAACACAGAGTCCAGGTTAAAGACAATGATCTCAGACGCACTGGTGTCTGAGGTGGAGAAGGTGATGGATGATTTCCACCAAGCTGAGATGAGAACCACCGACCTACTGGAGAAAAGCAAAGGGATAAAGGCTGCAGACCTTGTCGACAAACTAGAGCAGTTCCAGAGCAGTCTGAGGGTTTTCACTGTTGAGTTTCTGAAGAAAATGACAGCTCTGATTCCAGAACTCAGAGGAGGAACTGTGAAGGAAATGACACTGAAAGACCTCCTGATGTCCCTGAATAAATCTGGCTTCAGTGGAAGAGAAATGAAGCAGTGGCTGGATGGAAAGGATACTGAGATTAATGTTGTGATAAAGTACATCAGTAAGATACAAGATCACACAATTAAACTTCCAGGACCTGAGCTTGACTCATTCCTCATGGACCCAGATGTCACTGATGCCCTTGTGTTCAGCTTCACCTCTCTGAGTAACGAGGAACCATACCTCAAAAAAATCTCACAGGCAGCTGAGAACTTCAGGAGTGGTTCCACCAGTGGCCCGGCTGAACAGGACACAACAGAGGAAGATCCCTGGTACAAGAAAGAGGGTGTCAAAGAGGTCCTGGATTCCACACTCAGTTTGTACAACACCAATAACCCCAGCAAGAAAGTGATCAGTTTTATTTCAGACCCAGAGCACCCAGGAACTTCAATCCGCTGGTATAAAAACACAGTCCTCAAGGATCCACATGTAACAGGAAACTTGTTGAAAatat
- the LOC136699536 gene encoding verrucotoxin subunit beta-like isoform X3 — translation MTHGERDSNLQISALSRPLHLGMLYNALNDQLIPGFRIWKTEDIDKATGVSPQPSARFQVAGSESLSEKTSLLEVSASVKLSFCCGLIEAGGSAHYLKSSTSSTNQCSVTLLYHKSTEFKELRISDLDSPNAEILEETDATHVVVGVLYGADAIMEFQQTASDASDKQEIQGNLNVMIKKIPTVEISGDGNLKMDDDDKKKVQNFSCKFFGDFDLKVNPSTFEETVKVYKELPTLLGEKGEKAVPVKVWLYPLSKFNNTESRLKTMISDALVSEVEKVMDDFHQAEMRTTDLLEKSKGIKAADLVDKLEQFQSSLRVFTVEFLKKMTALIPELRGGTVKEMTLKDLLMSLNKSGFSGREMKQWLDGKDTEINVVIKYISKIQDHTIKLPGPELDSFLMDPDVTDALVFSFTSLSNEEPYLKKISQAAENFRSGSTSGPAEQDTTEEDPWYKKEGVKEVLDSTLSLYNTNNPSKKVISFISDPEHPGTSIRWYKNTVLKDPHVTGNLLKISLHFCPNLSFMETSHCWVT, via the exons ATGACACATG GTGAGAGAGACTCCAACCTGCAGATCAGTGCACTCAGCAGACCACTGCATCTGGGAATGCTCTACAATGCCCTGAACGACCAACTAATCCCAG GATTCAGGATCTGGAAGACTGAGGATATTGATAAAGCTACTGGAGTCAGCCCACAGCCCAGTGCAAGGTTCCAGGTAGCAGGATCAGAGTCTCTCAGTGAGAAGACCAGTCTGTTAGAAGTGAGTGCTTCAGTGAAACTCAGCTTCTGCTGTGGGCTGATAGAAGCTGGAGGTTCTGCCCATTATCTGAAGAGCAGTACCTCCTCCACTAATCAGTGCAGTGTCACCCTGCTCTACCATAAGTCTACAGAGTTTAAAGAGCTCAGAATATCTGATCTAGACTCTCCAAATGCTGAGATACTGGAAGAGACAGATGCTACACATGTTGTGGTTGGGGTGCTCTATGGGGCTGACGCAATCATGGAATTCCAACAAACAGCCAGCGATGCTTCAGATAAACAGGAAATCCAAGGAAACCTAAATGTGATGATCAAAAAGATACCCACAGTTGAGATCAGTGGGGATGGAAATCTTAAAATGGATGATGATGACAAGAAGAAGGTGCAGAACTTCAGCTGCAAATTTTTTGGAGATTTTGATCTAAAAGTGAACCCTTCTACATTTGAGGAAACTGTGAAGGTGTACAAAGAGCTGCCCACCCTGCTGGGGGAGAAGGGAGAGAAGGCTGTgcctgtgaaggtctggttgTACCCACTGAGCAAGTTTAACAACACAGAGTCCAGGTTAAAGACAATGATCTCAGACGCACTGGTGTCTGAGGTGGAGAAGGTGATGGATGATTTCCACCAAGCTGAGATGAGAACCACCGACCTACTGGAGAAAAGCAAAGGGATAAAGGCTGCAGACCTTGTCGACAAACTAGAGCAGTTCCAGAGCAGTCTGAGGGTTTTCACTGTTGAGTTTCTGAAGAAAATGACAGCTCTGATTCCAGAACTCAGAGGAGGAACTGTGAAGGAAATGACACTGAAAGACCTCCTGATGTCCCTGAATAAATCTGGCTTCAGTGGAAGAGAAATGAAGCAGTGGCTGGATGGAAAGGATACTGAGATTAATGTTGTGATAAAGTACATCAGTAAGATACAAGATCACACAATTAAACTTCCAGGACCTGAGCTTGACTCATTCCTCATGGACCCAGATGTCACTGATGCCCTTGTGTTCAGCTTCACCTCTCTGAGTAACGAGGAACCATACCTCAAAAAAATCTCACAGGCAGCTGAGAACTTCAGGAGTGGTTCCACCAGTGGCCCGGCTGAACAGGACACAACAGAGGAAGATCCCTGGTACAAGAAAGAGGGTGTCAAAGAGGTCCTGGATTCCACACTCAGTTTGTACAACACCAATAACCCCAGCAAGAAAGTGATCAGTTTTATTTCAGACCCAGAGCACCCAGGAACTTCAATCCGCTGGTATAAAAACACAGTCCTCAAGGATCCACATGTAACAGGAAACTTGTTGAAAatat